TAGAATATGGTGAAGATACGGAGATTTGCTCATCGTGTTGCTACGCATATTTGATGTTTCCCGCATAGGAGGGGTGTGCCATGATTCGTGTGATTAAGCCAGAAGGTTTCGGCAACATTCAGTTGGAAGATATACCGATTCCTGAGATTAACAGTCGTCAAGTTTTGGTGCGAACACATACCACGCTGATTAGCCGTGGTTCTGAACTGTTTCGTCGTTATATCATGGAGGAAGCAATCCCTCCATCGATGATGGGGTATTCCCTCACGGGCGTCGTTGAGCAAATCGGATCGGCGGTCACGGAGTATGAGGTCGGACAACGGGTGATGGTTGTTGCACCCCACGCTGAATATGCTGTCGGAGAGGTCGATGCCAGCGTGGACGGACGGGTCGTGGCGCTCCCGGACGATATCTCCTTTGAAGAGGGGACATTCCTGCCCCTCTCCATAAGTTCGGTCGCTTGGGCGGATTCATCGGGGGTCCAAGAAGGGGATACGGTCGTCATTCTGGGGCAAGGCATCGTCGGGAGCCTGATGATGCAGGTGTTGCGGGGGTATAGTCCTGAACGCATTATCACGGTTGATGCGGTGTCGCTGCGGTGTCAACTCTCCAATGAATTGGGGGCGGATGTTACTATCAACGC
Above is a window of Candidatus Poribacteria bacterium DNA encoding:
- a CDS encoding zinc-binding dehydrogenase, whose amino-acid sequence is MIRVIKPEGFGNIQLEDIPIPEINSRQVLVRTHTTLISRGSELFRRYIMEEAIPPSMMGYSLTGVVEQIGSAVTEYEVGQRVMVVAPHAEYAVGEVDASVDGRVVALPDDISFEEGTFLPLSISSVAWADSSGVQEGDTVVILGQGIVGSLMMQVLRGYSPERIITVDAVSLRCQLSNELGADVTINASEEDPVEAVKRLTDGNGADLVIDCVGGHAGVKSFEQAQDMVRRKGTLQLIALYQGEPLPLHSSKIMSKRLV